From one Rhodovulum sp. ES.010 genomic stretch:
- a CDS encoding MBL fold metallo-hydrolase, which produces MKLFSGFRLPKPSLAAVLAMRGAGAAHTSGDSFVWLPDARIVSTGDIVYVGRLLGVMEFSDSTAWLEAFAAIEALEAVRLIPGNGPLTVGRHARLPCKPARPDIPARAGNRLFGRRPC; this is translated from the coding sequence TTGAAACTTTTTTCGGGGTTTCGTCTGCCCAAGCCGAGTCTCGCCGCAGTACTGGCCATGCGCGGCGCCGGAGCAGCGCATACGTCAGGCGACAGCTTCGTCTGGTTGCCGGACGCGCGCATCGTCTCCACCGGCGACATCGTCTATGTCGGCCGCCTCCTCGGTGTCATGGAGTTCTCCGACAGCACGGCATGGCTCGAGGCCTTTGCCGCGATCGAAGCGCTGGAGGCCGTTCGCCTGATCCCCGGCAACGGCCCGTTGACCGTAGGCCGACACGCGCGACTACCTTGCAAACCTGCGCGCCCGGACATCCCCGCGCGGGCGGGGAACAGGCTGTTTGGTCGTCGGCCATGTTGA
- a CDS encoding phage virion morphogenesis protein produces the protein MTGVTMTVTLEDREAREKLRALVDRMERPEGFYKLVGDAIVNSTKENFQSESAPDGTPWTPHAPSTIRQRIRRGQVPITKLRTNPVPRPRGD, from the coding sequence ATGACCGGCGTCACGATGACCGTCACGCTCGAGGACCGTGAGGCACGGGAGAAGCTGCGCGCCCTGGTCGACCGGATGGAGCGCCCGGAAGGGTTCTACAAGCTGGTGGGCGATGCCATCGTCAATTCGACGAAGGAGAACTTCCAGTCGGAATCGGCCCCCGACGGCACGCCCTGGACGCCGCACGCGCCCTCGACCATCCGCCAGCGCATCCGGCGCGGCCAGGTGCCGATCACCAAGCTGCGCACCAACCCTGTTCCCCGCCCGCGCGGGGATTAA